In a genomic window of Myxococcales bacterium:
- a CDS encoding choice-of-anchor L domain-containing protein, protein MLPTEEVCGNGIDEDCTGQPDENVDLDGDGFTTCDGDCCDDESGCTRPELVNPGAFDAAGNDVDDDCDGNIDNTVSVCDMGLPSNSLDAVDYARAIDLCTSATEASRRWGVISATLSLANGAGTPNAVGHSIRPNFGPGTLPQGGGLGMALLSSGAAAAVGQSSPAHVDFELSSNHLTSAPFPADWLAANGGMLPNAPGCPAVNALSMAEDSVMLTLRIRVPSNAKSFSFASNFFSAEFPEYVCSPYNDFFVALLDSTWAGTPANPTDKNLAFYRQPTTMQIYPVGVNLGYGDTGLFTQCVNGSTGCAFASTPGTINTCAGTGQLAGTGLDSASPGDCDGNSLQGGATGWLQTSGNVVGGEIITLRLAIWDTSDHVLDSLVALDNFQWSVDVTDPGTIPD, encoded by the coding sequence GTGCTGCCGACCGAGGAGGTGTGCGGCAACGGCATCGACGAGGACTGCACCGGCCAGCCCGACGAGAACGTCGATCTCGACGGCGACGGCTTCACGACCTGTGACGGCGACTGCTGCGACGACGAGTCCGGCTGCACCCGCCCCGAGCTCGTCAACCCGGGCGCGTTCGACGCCGCCGGCAACGACGTCGACGACGACTGCGACGGCAACATCGACAACACCGTGAGCGTGTGTGACATGGGCCTGCCGTCGAACTCGCTCGACGCGGTCGACTACGCGCGCGCGATCGACCTGTGCACCAGCGCGACCGAGGCCTCGCGCCGCTGGGGTGTCATCAGCGCGACCCTGTCGCTGGCGAACGGCGCGGGCACGCCCAACGCCGTCGGCCACTCGATCCGCCCCAACTTCGGCCCGGGCACGCTGCCCCAGGGCGGCGGCCTGGGCATGGCGCTCCTGTCGAGCGGCGCCGCGGCCGCGGTCGGGCAGAGCAGCCCGGCCCACGTCGACTTCGAGCTGTCGTCGAACCACCTGACCTCGGCGCCGTTCCCGGCCGACTGGCTGGCCGCCAACGGCGGCATGTTGCCCAACGCGCCGGGCTGCCCGGCGGTCAACGCGCTGTCGATGGCCGAGGACTCGGTCATGTTGACGCTGCGGATCCGCGTGCCGTCGAACGCCAAGTCGTTCTCGTTCGCGTCCAACTTCTTCTCGGCGGAGTTCCCGGAGTACGTCTGCAGCCCGTACAACGACTTCTTCGTCGCGCTGCTCGACTCGACCTGGGCCGGCACGCCGGCCAACCCGACCGACAAGAACCTGGCGTTCTACCGCCAGCCGACGACCATGCAGATCTATCCGGTCGGCGTGAACCTCGGCTACGGCGACACCGGCCTGTTCACCCAGTGCGTCAACGGCAGCACCGGCTGCGCGTTCGCCTCGACGCCCGGCACGATCAACACCTGCGCCGGGACCGGCCAGCTCGCGGGCACCGGCCTCGACTCGGCGTCGCCCGGCGACTGCGACGGCAACAGCCTCCAGGGCGGCGCCACCGGCTGGCTGCAGACCAGCGGCAACGTCGTCGGCGGCGAGATCATCACGCTGCGCCTGGCGATCTGGGACACCAGCGACCACGTCCTCGACTCGCTGGTCGCGCTCGACAACTTCCAGTGGTCGGTCGACGTCACCGACCCCGGCACGATCCCGGACTGA
- a CDS encoding MFS transporter → MTATPPGAAPEAPASWRSRIFAISWLSYFSYYFTRTNFSVAKKDISREFGFDKVELGWIDTASLGMYCLGQFVHGVVGEVLGPRRLIALGMLTSAALSVAFGTQSLLGVLILIWGLNGFVQATGWPGNGKLLASWFDTRRRGEMMGVWSTCYQAGGVAAKLVAIQFLVRFGWRWTFFGPALWVAVVGGAVFLLVRDRPSDVGFADPELPPMAGTTRTEELAVLRRAARAEVLRTTRIWFMNANYFCLKLMRYAFLYWLPFYLAEGYHYSSEKAGYVSIAFDAGGIPFVILLGIVADRVLGRRRILTAALSCVALCGAFALYREIGHSGVAWNILGLALIGGALFGADALVSGSASQDVGGSHASALACGLVNGIGSLGGIAQTFVLVFVTERWGWDGLFKLFMVLSLVGAALLAPFWRVRPTLAPTPTT, encoded by the coding sequence ATGACCGCCACCCCGCCGGGCGCCGCCCCGGAAGCACCCGCGTCCTGGCGCTCCCGCATCTTCGCGATCTCGTGGCTGTCGTACTTCTCGTACTACTTCACGCGCACCAACTTCTCGGTCGCCAAGAAGGACATCAGCCGAGAGTTCGGGTTCGACAAGGTCGAGCTCGGCTGGATCGACACCGCCAGCCTGGGGATGTACTGCCTCGGGCAGTTCGTCCACGGCGTCGTCGGTGAGGTGCTGGGGCCGCGCCGGCTGATCGCGCTGGGCATGCTGACGTCGGCGGCGCTGTCGGTCGCGTTCGGCACCCAGAGCCTGCTCGGCGTGCTGATCCTGATCTGGGGCCTCAACGGCTTCGTCCAGGCCACCGGCTGGCCCGGCAACGGCAAGCTGCTGGCGTCGTGGTTCGACACCCGCCGGCGCGGCGAGATGATGGGCGTGTGGTCGACCTGCTACCAGGCCGGCGGCGTGGCCGCCAAGCTGGTCGCGATCCAGTTCCTGGTCCGGTTCGGCTGGCGCTGGACGTTCTTCGGCCCGGCGCTGTGGGTCGCGGTGGTCGGCGGCGCGGTGTTCCTGCTGGTGCGCGATCGCCCGAGCGACGTCGGCTTCGCCGATCCCGAGCTGCCGCCGATGGCGGGGACCACGCGCACCGAGGAGCTGGCGGTGCTGCGGCGCGCCGCCCGGGCCGAGGTGCTGCGCACAACCCGGATCTGGTTCATGAACGCCAACTACTTCTGCCTGAAGCTCATGCGCTACGCGTTCCTGTACTGGCTGCCGTTCTACCTGGCGGAGGGCTACCACTACTCGAGCGAGAAGGCCGGGTACGTGTCGATCGCGTTCGACGCCGGCGGCATCCCGTTCGTGATCCTGCTCGGCATCGTCGCGGACCGCGTGCTGGGCCGGCGCCGGATCCTGACCGCGGCGCTGTCGTGCGTGGCGCTGTGCGGCGCGTTCGCGCTGTACCGCGAGATCGGCCACAGCGGCGTGGCCTGGAACATCCTCGGCCTGGCGTTGATCGGCGGCGCGCTGTTCGGCGCCGACGCGCTGGTGTCGGGCTCGGCGTCGCAGGACGTCGGCGGCTCGCACGCGTCGGCGCTGGCGTGCGGCCTGGTCAACGGCATCGGCTCGCTCGGCGGCATCGCCCAGACGTTCGTGCTGGTGTTCGTCACCGAGCGCTGGGGCTGGGACGGGCTGTTCAAGCTGTTCATGGTCCTGTCGCTCGTGGGCGCGGCGCTGCTGGCGCCGTTCTGGCGGGTGCGCCCGACGCTGGCGCCGACCCCGACGACGTGA
- a CDS encoding DedA family protein produces the protein MLDSIAHWMQNFIADVGYPGLFLLIVLESTMVPVPSLLVMPFAGYMASQGKFSLPAILAVNSAAAMTGSLISYWIGAAGGKPLLLKWGKYVFVRPADIEKTEQFFARHGAWTVLIARFLPVVRHLISIPAGIARMRLSLFMFQTFLGSTLWGGGLMVLGYQIGANWGVGGQEGQAGRPGDRGPGRADPRRRRGPVLAQAPGGGPAGPRRDPDGDGRGRWRSCPLGSAAYRW, from the coding sequence GTGCTCGACTCCATCGCCCACTGGATGCAGAACTTCATCGCCGACGTCGGCTACCCGGGCCTGTTCCTGCTGATCGTGCTCGAGAGCACGATGGTGCCGGTGCCGTCGCTGCTGGTGATGCCGTTCGCGGGCTACATGGCCAGCCAGGGCAAGTTCTCCCTGCCGGCGATCCTCGCGGTCAACTCGGCCGCCGCCATGACGGGGTCGCTGATCTCGTACTGGATCGGCGCGGCCGGCGGCAAGCCGCTGCTGCTCAAGTGGGGCAAGTACGTGTTCGTCCGCCCCGCGGACATCGAGAAGACCGAGCAGTTCTTCGCCCGCCACGGGGCCTGGACCGTGCTCATCGCCCGGTTCCTGCCGGTGGTCCGCCACCTGATCTCGATCCCCGCGGGCATCGCCCGGATGCGCCTGTCGCTGTTCATGTTCCAGACGTTCCTCGGCTCGACCTTGTGGGGCGGGGGCCTGATGGTGCTCGGGTACCAGATCGGCGCGAACTGGGGAGTCGGTGGCCAAGAAGGCCAAGCGGGTCGACCTGGTGATCGCGGCCCTGGTCGTGCTGATCCTCGTCGCCGCCGCGGTCCGGTTCTTGCTCAAGCGCCGGGAGGCGGCCCGGCGGGGCCGCGTCGTGACCCAGATGGCGACGGTCGCGGCCGGTGGCGGTCATGTCCTCTCGGCAGCGCCGCATATCGGTGGTAG